In Candida orthopsilosis Co 90-125, chromosome 4 draft sequence, a single genomic region encodes these proteins:
- a CDS encoding transcription factor produces the protein MSQNPNQSLHSNQPESASSSSSQQLSESLHHHNHHPSQKIQPESEQDVPHPPDQQIDYFHPQAAESTLVPKTPLHHQPQPQPQPQPQEQEQDSSSVTPTTVKQRLPRKYFCKTCNQGFTRKHNMVSHELIHSSLKPHVCNICHLKFRRIHDLKRHEKLHTGEKPYSCEKCSRRFARPDALTRHQNSANACLGSANNNNNAANTINNSVNNIHNGFTNGETPSGSSYSQDMSFNTRALNHMHSGGSVSSSDDTPQRPALAVNQQDERDSSAASNSTGVSSHFSSNSNEPATSGDSTTTYDINCIPTLKTIGLSPEDLERKQNTRSHSNQEFGSKHQQMMEKQPRSQSFDNKAYSTFNRYVSSNSLKTTSGSAFTPNPIYPITFYPFPQFNNSNNNTNNGNQNSHISLPPLSVPHQPQPQISFVPQMTPHHPPVNTQHGSLPVITGGGTTVYGDESQQIQRSDSSSVSTLVSSKSSPGLQGLNPIPTPIKFPPNPATVVRSNSITNSFMIPSLGSRPQSLPTNAGHQTHPQKFSSQGTTPGAPTSNTSQIGQSTWGPPQNRRAMITSLPPPSQMLNPSGSNSATKPGQIRKFHNHRR, from the coding sequence ATGTCTCAGAACCCTAATCAGTCGCTACATCTGAATCAGCCCGAACTGGCCTCCCTGTCTCTGTCGCAGCAGCTATCAGAATCACTacatcatcataatcatcacCCACTGCAAAAAATCCAACCGGAATCGGAACAAGATGTCCCCCATCCTCCTGACCAACAAATAGACTATTTCCACCCTCAGGCAGCTGAAAGCACCCTAGTACCGAAAACACCATTACACCATCAgccacaaccacaaccacaaccgCAACCGcaagaacaagaacaagatcTGTCCCTGGTAACACCCACGACCGTCAAACAACGACTACCAAGAAAATATTTCTGTAAAACTTGTAATCAAGGATTCACTAGAAAACATAATATGGTTAGTCACGAACTTATACATTCATCGTTGAAACCTCATGTATGCAACATTTGCCATTTAAAATTTAGGAGAATACATGATTTGAAGCGACATGAAAAACTTCATACTGGAGAGAAACCATATAGCTGTGAAAAGTGTTCACGGAGATTTGCTAGGCCTGATGCGTTAACAAGGCATCAGAACTCAGCTAATGCATGCTTAGGGAGTGCgaacaacaataacaacgCCGCCAATACTATTAACAATTCTGTAAATAACATTCATAATGGGTTTACCAACGGTGAAACACCTTCAGGAAGCTCCTACAGTCAAGATATGTCTTTTAACACAAGAGCACTAAATCATATGCATTCCGGCGGTAGTGTTAGTAGTAGTGATGATACACCTCAACGTCCAGCACTAGCAGTCAACCAACAAGATGAGAGAGATTCGTCAGCAGCATCAAATTCGACTGGTGTTTCCTCCCATTTTAGCTCTAATAGTAATGAACCTGCCACTAGTGGTGATTCTACAACTACATATGACATAAATTGCATACCGACATTGAAAACCATTGGACTTTCACCAGAAGATTTAGAGAGGAAGCAAAATACAAGAAGTCATAGCAACCAAGAGTTTGGCtcaaagcatcaacaaatgatgGAGAAGCAGCCACGTAGCCAAAGCTTTGACAACAAGGCATATTCAACGTTTAATAGATATGTATCGTCGAATTCGTTGAAGACTACGAGTGGGTCAGCATTCACACCAAATCCAATATATCCTATAACGTTTTATCCCTTTCcacaattcaacaacagtaacaacaacaccaataaCGGCAATCAAAACAGTCATATATCATTGCCCCCACTTTCAGTACCACACCAACCTCAACCACAGATATCTTTTGTTCCACAAATGACTCCACATCATCCTCCTGTAAATACTCAACATGGATCGCTACCAGTGATCACAGGTGGGGGCACGACAGTGTATGGAGATGAGTCTCAGCAGATTCAACGCAGTGATCTGTCGAGTGTTTCTACCCTTGTACTGTCCAAAAGCTCACCAGGTTTACAGGGGCTCAATCCTATTCCAACACCAATAAAATTCCCACCAAATCCAGCAACTGTAGTGAGAAGCAATTCCATTACCAATTCTTTCATGATTCCTTCCCTTGGAAGTCGTCCTCAATCGTTACCTACAAATGCTGGACACCAAACCCATCctcaaaaattttccaGTCAAGGTACTACCCCAGGTGCACCTACATCAAACACATCTCAAATTGGACAATCAACTTGGGGTCCTCCTCAGAACCGGAGAGCTATGATTACATCTTTACCTCCACCTTCTCAAATGCTCAATCCTTCGGGGTCGAATTCCGCAACAAAACCGGGACAGATAAGAAAATTCCACAACCATCGGAGATAA